Proteins from one Portunus trituberculatus isolate SZX2019 chromosome 38, ASM1759143v1, whole genome shotgun sequence genomic window:
- the LOC123514513 gene encoding tigger transposable element-derived protein 1-like, whose protein sequence is MELMLTIWIEDRNQKRMPVSQALIMDKTRSLWDAMKMEEEAELQPSTSGAQPSTSGPHRYEEFKASEGWFRQFKMWAELHNIKITGNRATADEVAAEAIPDEFKKLVREGGYSPRQVFNVDKMGLYWKHMLSRTFVARAERSAPGFKADEGRLTLALGGNMEGDVKLKPFLLYHSANPRALKAIPKDHLPVVWQANKKAWVTATMSIKHLVY, encoded by the exons ATGGAGCTGATGCTGACCATCTGGATTGAGGACCGAAACCAGAAACGAATGCCTGTTAGCCAGGCTTTGATCATGGACAAAACACGATCGCTGTGGGATGCcatgaaaatggaggaagaggcagagctACAGCCGTCCACCTCAGGGGCACAACCATCCACCTCAGGACCACACCGGTATGAGGAATTCAAGGCCAGCGAGGGATGGTTTCGGCAGTTTAAG aTGTGGGCGGAGCTCCATAACATCAAGATTACGGGGAATCGCGCAACTGCTGACGAGGTGGCAGCAGAAGCCATCCCTGACGAGTTCAAGAagctggtgagggagggaggctaCTCACCTCGCCAAGTTTTCAATGTTGACAAGATGGGCCTGTATTGGAAGCACATGCTCAGCAG AACATTTGTGGCGAGGGCAGAGAGGTCGGCTCCAGGCTTCAAGGCCGACGAGGGCAGATTGACGCTGGCGTTGGGTGGCAACATGGAGGGTGACGTCAAGCTGAAGCCGTTTCTGCTGTATCACTCAGCCAACCCCAGGGCCCTCAAAGCCATACCGAAGGACCATTTACCTGTTGTATGGCAGGCTAACAAGAAGGCATGGGTGACAGCAACGATGTCAATAAAACACCTTGTTTATTAA